Proteins from one Telopea speciosissima isolate NSW1024214 ecotype Mountain lineage chromosome 1, Tspe_v1, whole genome shotgun sequence genomic window:
- the LOC122646454 gene encoding glutelin type-D 1, which yields MAVDLSPVLAKKLYGGNGGSYYTWLPSELPMLHEGNIGAAKLALEKNGFALPSYSDSAKVAYVIQGSGRVGIVLPESEETVIPIKKGDSLALPFGVVTWWFNNQDEELVVLFLGDTSKSRKRGEFTEFYLTGSNGFLNGLSTEFVGRAFDLPEDKAKALVGSQPGTGIVKLKEGLSLPEPKAELREGLALNCEEAPLDVDIKNGGRVVVLNTQNLPLVGQVGLGADLVRIDGHAMCSPGFSCDSAYQVTYVLKGSGRVQVVGVDGKRVLETTLKAGNLFIVPRFHVVSKIADNDGMHWFSIISTPNPVFTHMAGATSVWKALSPQVLEGAFNVDPELEKLFRSKRTQDAIFFPPAN from the exons ATGGCAGTTGATCTCTCTCCCGTGTTGGCAAAGAAACTCTATGGTGGTAATGGTGGATCGTACTACACATGGTTACCTTCTGAACTTCCCATGCTTCATGAAGGCAACATCGGAGCAGCGAAGCTTGCCCTAGAGAAGAATGGCTTCGCCCTTCCTAGTTACTCTGATTCCGCTAAGGTCGCTTATGTTATACAAG GATCCGGTAGGGTTGGAATCGTTCTTCCCGAATCTGAGGAGACGGTGATCCCGATCAAGAAGGGTGACTCACTTGCCCTCCCATTCGGTGTCGTGACCTGGTGGTTCAACAACCAGGACGAGGAACTCGTCGTTCTGTTCCTAGGTGATACCTCTAAATCTCGCAAAAGGGGTGAGTTCACCGAATTCTATCTCACTGGTTCGAATGGATTCCTCAATGGGTTATCGACCGAGTTTGTGGGCCGAGCATTTGACCTGCCGGAGGATAAAGCGAAGGCGCTCGTTGGAAGCCAACCAGGCACCGGCATTGTGAAGCTGAAGGAAGGATTGAGCTTGCCAGAGCCCAAGGCAGAACTCAGAGAAGGGTTGGCTCTCAACTGTGAGGAAGCGCCCTTGGATGTTGACATCAAGAATGGTGGTCGTGTTGTGGTGTTGAACACTCAAAATCTGCCTTTGGTGGGACAAGTTGGACTTGGTGCGGATCTTGTCAGGATCGATGGACATGCTATGTGTTCCCCTGGTTTCTCTTGCGACTCTGCCTATCAGGTGACTTACGTGCTGAAGGGCAGCGGCCGTGTTCAGGTCGTCGGTGTTGATGGTAAACGTGTTCTTGAGACCACTCTCAAGGCTGGTAACTTGTTTATTGTTCCAAGGTTCCATGTGGTCTCCAAGATTGCCGACAATGATGGCATGCATTGGTTCTCCATCATCAGCACTCCAAA TCCCGTATTCACCCATATGGCTGGGGCTACCTCTGTGTGGAAAGCTTTGTCTCCTCAAGTGCTTGAGGGGGCTTTCAATGTGGATCCTGAACTAGAGAAACTATTCCGATCGAAGAGGACACAAGATgccatcttcttccctcctgCAAATTAA